In the genome of Maribacter forsetii DSM 18668, the window TGGCTGCGGACTATCATTAGAACTTTCAAGAGTATCTACCACACAACCATCACAATTATACCTAGATTCATACTCCTCTACCGGTCTTCTTTCGGTCACAACTTCCCAGCCTATTACAATATCCCTATCATAATCAATATCGCCGTATTCATAAAAATCTGCTTGTGGATACTCAATCTCCGTAGCCCAAACACCATTATTATAGATAGCATTTACAATACGGCTGTCTACTGCAATATTATTAATATCTGAAATATCAAAAATGACCAAGTCGCCATAACTATCGGCATATATCTTATCATCTTTAATAGAAATATCATTATTACCTTCTAGCTTGATAAATGCAATGCTTTCCGGTGATGAAGGATTTTGATTATCGATTACATGAAAACCCTTATTCACATCATTGACAAAAATATAATTACCGTAGGCATATATTTTACCTGATGATACAATTGGTACCGGCTCAGTAACCGAAACAGCTTCTGCCTTAAAAGTAATTGCATCTTGCAAAATGGGTCTTGCCACTTGGTAATCTTCATAAGGTCCATCATCATCACAAGAAACAAATGCAGATAAAGCTATGGCACAAACAAGTAATAGAAAATTCTTCATGGTCTATAAATTAACTGGTTGCAACAATAAGATGAAGAAACCTGTAATAGTTGCGTTACAATAAACTTGAATTATCTTCTACCTCGTTGAAACCTACACCATCTTTATACATATAATACGTTGGCACCTTACCTAACATTGCAGTAAACAATACTCCTACACAACACAGAATAAAGCCCAGTTGCGCCACAAAAGCCGAAACAATCACCAAACCAAATATAACCAGCCAGTTTTTATTGCCTAAAGTAAAACTTGCCTTCACCATTTCTAAAGGAGATAAATGATTTGAAAACGCCAAAAAAGCAGGTAGTAAAGATAATGGCACCATAACATAAAAAGCACCTATTCCACAAGCTAGTGCTCCGAGCAAAGTGAGACCTAGCATATAAAGACTCAAAATAAAGACCTTACCTAAACGACCTTCTTTAAAAAAGTAGAAATAGTCATCGCTAACTGCTTCTCCTAAATCTTTTTCTCTACACATTTTCAAAAATGCCGCGTTTAACGCCAAAGTAAATGTGGTCACCCCTAAAATTAAAACCGGCATACATATTACCATTGAAATTGTAACCATTGTCGGCAACTCATTATGTTGAAATACTTCTGGATCAGTTATACCCATGGCAATCATTGGAATATACATAACCAAATAAAAAGGCAATATTACAACGAAGGTCAAAAGCAAAATAATGAACCCCTGTAACCAGACTTTCTTAAAAAGCTCAATAGACCTACTAAATATGGTACCAAATTCTAAATCTGGCTTGGTTTTAATCTGCTGTGTCAAGTTTTCTAAATTCATATGCATTGGTGGTTATAATTGGTGATAAAACTAAATAATTTTAAAGTGTAAAGCATAAACAAACCCTAAATAATCATGTCATCTTGTCATATTTTTGATTATAATAGTATCTTTGCCATCCAAAATATTTTATTGCAACGTATTACAAAAATGGAGAAAACCATAGACGAAAATGTGCAGGGCACAACTTTGGTAGTTGAAGGAAAAGAAATGAACAAGCGTAATCTCTACATAGAGAGCTACGGTTGCGCCATGAACTTTGCCGATAGTGAAATTGTTGCATCTATCTTAGCGACCGAAGGTTTTAACACCACCCAAACGTTAGAAGATGCGGATTTAGTACTTGTAAACACGTGTTCTATTAGAGATAAAGCAGAGCAGACCATTCGTAAAAGATTAACCGAATATAATAAGGTAAAAAAATCTAGGCCACATTTAAAAGTTGGAGTTCTTGGCTGCATGGCAGAACGACTGAAAGACAAGCTTTTAGATGAGGAAAAAATAGTGGATATGGTCGTTGGGCCAGATGCCTATAAAGATTTACCCAACTTAATCAAAGAAGTTGATTCTGGAAGAGATGCTGTAAACGTAATTCTTTCCAAAGATGAAACTTATGGCGATATAGCTCCCGTCAGATTAAATACGAACGGAGTGACGGCTTTTGTTTCTATTACCAGAGGTTGTGATAATATGTGTACTTTTTGCGTAGTTCCGTTCACCAGAGGTCGCGAACGTAGCAGAGACCCACAATCTATCTTAGCAGAGATCAGCGAGCTTTCTGAAAAAGGATTTAAAGAGATTACACTTCTAGGACAGAATGTAGACAGCTACTTATGGTATGGCGGCGGACTAAAGAAAAATTTCGTGAATGCTACGGATATGCAAAAAGCAACTGCCACCAACTTTTCCAAGTTATTGGAAATGGTAGCATTGGCAAACCCTAAAATGCGCATTCGGTTCTCTACATCCAACCCGCAAGACATGACCTTGGACGTCATCAGAACCATGGCCAAACACAAGAATATTTGTAATCATATTCATTTACCTGTACAAAGTGGCAGTAATCGTATTTTAAAGGAAATGAATCGGCTACATACCATTGAAGAGTACTTTGAACTAACAGATGAAATTAGAAAAATTTTACCTGGCTGTTCTATTTCTCAAGATATTATCACGGGCTTCCCCACTGAAACAGAAGAAGATCATGCGGCCACGTTAAGAGCATTGGAACATGTAAAATATGATTTCGGTTATATGTACGCATATTCAGAAAGACCAGGTACTATGGCTGGCAGAAAAATGGAAGACGATGTGCCAGAGGCTACAAAAAAGAGACGCCTTTCTGAAATTATAGCTTTACAGAGAAGCCACTGTCAATACAGAACCGAAAAACATGTAGGTAAAATACAAGAGGTTTTAATAGAAGGAACCTCTAAAAAATCAGAACATGAATGGATGGGTAGAAATAGCCAAAGTACCGTTGTGGTCTTTCCGAAAGAGAATTACAAGGTGGGCGACTTTGTAAACGTACAAATTAACGATTGCACTTCTGCCACTTTAAAAGGTGCTGCAGTTGGGTATTCTGACAATAACTAACTTTATAGTAGCCATTTTATATGGAAAGTATACAAAGTATAAAACAACGTTTTGAAATTATTGGGCAAGACCTAAAATTAAATCGTGCTCTTGAAAAAGCAATGCAAGTTGCCGCAACTGACATTTCCGTTCTGGTTACAGGTGAAAGTGGTGTAGGAAAGGAATCCATTCCAAAAATCATTCATTCACTTTCCCATAGAAAACATGCAAAATATATCGCCGTAAACTGCGGTGCCATACCAGAAGGTACTATTGATAGTGAACTTTTTGGACACGAAAAAGGGGCATTTACCGGGGCTACACAAACAAGAAGTGGCTATTTTGAAGTAGCGGATGGTGGTACCATATTTTTGGATGAAGTTGGCGAACTACCATTAACTACCCAAGTAAGATTATTACGTGTACTTGAAAATGGTGAGTTTCTTAAAGTAGGTTCATCACAAGTGCAAAAGACAGATGTACGTATTGTTGCGGCTACGAATGTAAATATGTTCGAAGCTATTAAAAAAGAGCGTTTTCGCGAAGATTTATACTATCGTTTAAGCACTGTAGAAATTAACATTCCGCCATTACGTGAACGTCAAGGTGATATTCATTTATTGTTCCGAAAATTTGCATCCGATTTTAGTCAGAAGTACAAAATGCCTACTATCAGACTAGATGACCATGCCGTATCATTATTGACAAAATACAGATGGCCTGGTAACATTCGCCAACTGAGGAATATCGCAGAACAGGTTTCGGTCTTGGAAGAAAATAGAGCTATCACCGCTACCACTTTAAACGGTTATCTGCCGCATAATACTACAAGCAATCTACCTGCAGTAGTCTCCAACACTAAATCTGAAAGCGACTTCAGCAATGAAAGAGAAATACTGTACAAAGTACTTTTTGATATGAAAGGCGACCTCAACGACCTTAAAAAGTTGACGATGGAGCTCTTAAAGAACAATGATTCTGAAAAGGTTCAAAAAGACAACGAAAATCTTATCCGTAAAATTTACGGCAATGACGATGAAGAAGATGCAGATATCGAACACAATACGCAAGAAGAAGCTTCAATGAACCTATTGCACTTACCTGAACCGAAACGAGAAGAAGCTTCTATTATTCAAGACTCTTACGAGGACAAATATCATTTTGCCGAAGAAATTCAAGAAGAAGAAACCCTATCTTTACAAGAGAAAGAGGTCGAATTAATAAAGAAATCATTAGAACGCAATAGAGGAAAAAGAAAAGCCGCGGCAACAGAATTAGGTATTTCTGAACGAACACTTTATCGCAAAATAAAACAGTACGATCTTTAAACTAAAACGAATCTCATTTCAATGAAATACCTTAAAAAATCTCTGATATTCATACTGCCTGTCATCTTACTTCTAAGCTGCGGTGTATATAATTTTACCGGTGGTAATGTTGGCGAAGCCAAAACCTTTAAAGTAAATTACTTTCAAAATTATGCCACACAAAGTCCTGGTTCTACTTTTGAACCTGGGGTTGATAGAGATTTTACTTTAGCATTACAAGACAGAATTCAAAACCAAACGAGCCTAGATTTAATCAGCACAGGTAACCCAGATTTATTGTATGAAGGTGAAATAACCGAGTATAAAATCTCACCTATGTCTGCAACAGCAGCGCAAACAGCGGCACAGAACAGACTATCTATTAGAGTTAAAGTACGTTTTTACAATCAATTAAAAGAAGATGCTGCTTTTGACCAAAGTTTTTCTTTCTTTTTTGATTATGATGCAGATACACAATTAGCGACCGTTAAGAGTGAAGCTCATGAAATCATTTTTGAACGATTGACACAAGATATTTTCAACGCCTCATTGGCAGATTGGTAATTACATGAACGTTAAGGACTTTACATATTTTCTAGAACATCCTACCAAAGTGGTAGAACCTATTCACACAAAACATCTAGAAGATATTATTGACGAGTATCCTTATTTTCAAGCTGCACGCGCATTACATTTAAAGGGACTAAAAAATTTAAATAGTTACAAATACAATAAAGCCCTTAAGGTAACTGCAGCATATACCACGGACAGAGATGTTCTTTTTGAATTTATTACGTCTAAAGACTTTTTACAATTCGACCCTACAAAAAGTACAATTACCGAAATAGAAGAAAATAAAGAGGTTGAAATAATAGAAGAGGTAGCAGAAACACCTACGGTAGACCAAATTGAAATTGTTGAAAAAGGGGATTCCTCTACTACAACAGAAGAAGTAAATATACCTGATGAACCTACCGAAGAAGTAGAAGTCACGGAGATTGAATCTACAGAAACCGATGCATCGGATATTATCATCGCAACGTCTACCGCTGCACTAATTGCTCCGTCTGATGATAAACCATTACCACAAAACGAAGAAGACGCCGACAAGATTCTAGACCCAGCATTATTTCAATCTAAAAACCCTGATAATACCGAAGATGAAAATGCTCTTGACATAGGCAAACCCTTATCTTTCGATGCTAAAGAAAAATATTCTTTTTCTGAATGGCTTAGTCTTGCTTCAAAAAAACCTTTAGAAAAATCTGAAGAGAATATTGTTGAGGATGTTAATGTGGATGTTCAAGAAGAAAACATTGAGCCCCAAGCCGAGGTAAAAGAAAGTAAGATTGAAAAAACCATTTCTAAGGCACAGGAACAAAAAGTTACTCCAAAACCTATTAGAAAGCCCAAGGTCAAAAGTGAGGCAATTAAAAAGAAATACGACCGTATAGACAAGTTCATAGCTTCTAACCCTAAAATAGTTCCTACAGAACAGAGCGCGGTCATAGATATCTCAAGTTCTTCCAGAATTGACCATAACGAGCTGATGACAGAGACTTTAGCGAGGGTTTACCTGGAACAAAAAAAGTACAAAAATGCAATTCAAGCTTACAAAATTTTAAGTTTGAAATATCCAGAAAAAAGTAGTTTCTTTGCAGACCGAATTAAGACGGTAGAAAAATTACGAAAAGATAATAAATAATTTAGAATGAGTACATTTTCAATTTTCCTAATACTTATCATTGTTGTTTGCTTATTGCTAGTATTAGTGATCATGGTACAAAACCCAAAAGGTGGCGGACTTTCTTCTTCTTTTGGCGGAGGAGGCAACCAAGTTGTTGGTGGAGTAAAAAAAACAGGTGACTTTTTAGATAAAAGTACTTGGACTCTAGCAGGTCTATTAATAGTTTTAATCTTAGCTTCTAACGTTGCCCTTAAAGGTAACTTTAGTGATGCAGATTCAAAATTATTACAAGGTGATGATATTGAAACCGTAGTGCCGGAAGCACTGCCAGAAACAGTAACACCACCTGTAACTAACGAGCCTACACCGTCGGATAGTTTATAAAAATAGTACTACAATATATTTTAAATGCCAGCTTGTCATAAGCTGGCATTTTTTGTTTACAATTTGTCAGGAAATAGGCAATGGCATAATTTCTGCCCTTGCATACCCACGAAACTAAAAATCAATTTTAAAAATTAATAATTATGGCTAAAGTTAATATCAAACCATTGGCAGACCGAGTTCTTATCGAGCCAATGGCAGCTGAAACTAAAACTGCATCTGGACTTTACATTCCTGATACCGCAAAAGAAAAACCTCAAAAAGGTAAAGTTGTTGCTGTAGGTCCTGGAACAAAAGATGACAGTGTTACCGTTAAAGTTGGCGATACCGTTCTTTATGGAAAGTACGCTGGTACTGAATTGAAGTTAGAAGGTACAGATTACTTGATGATGAGAGAAAGCGATATTCTTGCTATTATCTAAAACTAGCAACCGGCTGCTGGCTTTTAGCCACTA includes:
- the miaB gene encoding tRNA (N6-isopentenyl adenosine(37)-C2)-methylthiotransferase MiaB, which encodes MEKTIDENVQGTTLVVEGKEMNKRNLYIESYGCAMNFADSEIVASILATEGFNTTQTLEDADLVLVNTCSIRDKAEQTIRKRLTEYNKVKKSRPHLKVGVLGCMAERLKDKLLDEEKIVDMVVGPDAYKDLPNLIKEVDSGRDAVNVILSKDETYGDIAPVRLNTNGVTAFVSITRGCDNMCTFCVVPFTRGRERSRDPQSILAEISELSEKGFKEITLLGQNVDSYLWYGGGLKKNFVNATDMQKATATNFSKLLEMVALANPKMRIRFSTSNPQDMTLDVIRTMAKHKNICNHIHLPVQSGSNRILKEMNRLHTIEEYFELTDEIRKILPGCSISQDIITGFPTETEEDHAATLRALEHVKYDFGYMYAYSERPGTMAGRKMEDDVPEATKKRRLSEIIALQRSHCQYRTEKHVGKIQEVLIEGTSKKSEHEWMGRNSQSTVVVFPKENYKVGDFVNVQINDCTSATLKGAAVGYSDNN
- a CDS encoding sigma-54 interaction domain-containing protein, translating into MESIQSIKQRFEIIGQDLKLNRALEKAMQVAATDISVLVTGESGVGKESIPKIIHSLSHRKHAKYIAVNCGAIPEGTIDSELFGHEKGAFTGATQTRSGYFEVADGGTIFLDEVGELPLTTQVRLLRVLENGEFLKVGSSQVQKTDVRIVAATNVNMFEAIKKERFREDLYYRLSTVEINIPPLRERQGDIHLLFRKFASDFSQKYKMPTIRLDDHAVSLLTKYRWPGNIRQLRNIAEQVSVLEENRAITATTLNGYLPHNTTSNLPAVVSNTKSESDFSNEREILYKVLFDMKGDLNDLKKLTMELLKNNDSEKVQKDNENLIRKIYGNDDEEDADIEHNTQEEASMNLLHLPEPKREEASIIQDSYEDKYHFAEEIQEEETLSLQEKEVELIKKSLERNRGKRKAAATELGISERTLYRKIKQYDL
- a CDS encoding LptE family protein, which produces MKYLKKSLIFILPVILLLSCGVYNFTGGNVGEAKTFKVNYFQNYATQSPGSTFEPGVDRDFTLALQDRIQNQTSLDLISTGNPDLLYEGEITEYKISPMSATAAQTAAQNRLSIRVKVRFYNQLKEDAAFDQSFSFFFDYDADTQLATVKSEAHEIIFERLTQDIFNASLADW
- the secG gene encoding preprotein translocase subunit SecG; amino-acid sequence: MSTFSIFLILIIVVCLLLVLVIMVQNPKGGGLSSSFGGGGNQVVGGVKKTGDFLDKSTWTLAGLLIVLILASNVALKGNFSDADSKLLQGDDIETVVPEALPETVTPPVTNEPTPSDSL
- a CDS encoding co-chaperone GroES, translating into MAKVNIKPLADRVLIEPMAAETKTASGLYIPDTAKEKPQKGKVVAVGPGTKDDSVTVKVGDTVLYGKYAGTELKLEGTDYLMMRESDILAII